A single Metarhizium brunneum chromosome 5, complete sequence DNA region contains:
- the RRT8 gene encoding Outer spore wall protein RRT8 produces the protein MADNSKSGKSRSSRVANSVNEKAQGILKEDLNKAKGVAYQALKSKAYLYPIKGVFYFLSHKSLWQPFTSKIGSYLSLSAGVIGGMFAFTYLPQLAVLVFTSGPLAVFSTVLLVLNESSTITNMISRNWILQQSILDTFDGTLISRNAINMVREGREVKSGSDPMKRLGKTLKSPFTKFSPTAIIRYIMYLPLNFIPVVGTAMFLFLQARTRGTLVHGRYFQLKNWSASQRRDWLEKHTGAYTAFGFVATLLEMVPVANIFFTYTNTVGAALWAADIEELNTNMTDETAPTLREAAKKLQ, from the exons ATGGCAGACAACTCCAAGAGTGGCAAGTCCAGAAGCAGCCGTGTTGCCAACTCCGTCAACGAGAAGGCTCAGGGAATTCT TAAGGAGGATCTAAACAAAGCCAAGGGGGTAGCATATCAAGCGCTCAAGAGCAAGGCCTATCTATATCCGATCAAG GGGGTCTTTTACTTCCTTTCGCATAAATCCCTCTGGCAGCCGTTCACTTCCAAGATTGGCTCGTATCTCAGCCTATCTGCGGGTGTAATCGGCGGCATGTTTGCCTTTACCTACCTCCCACAGCTTGCTGTGCTTGTCTTCACCAGTGGTCCCCTGGCCGTCTTTTCGACAGTCCTGCTTGTATTGAACGAAAGCTCGACCATCACAAACATGATTTCGAGGAACTGGATCCTGCAACAGTCAATTCTCGACACCTTTGATGGCACCCTCATCTCCAGAAATGCCATCAACATGGTCCGTGAGGGCCGCGAGGTCAAGTCCGGAAGTGACCCCATGAAAAGGCTGGGGAAAACTTTGAAAAGCCCATTTACGAAATTTAGTCCGACGGCTATCATTCGATACATTATGTATTTGCCTCTCAATTTCATCCCTGTGGTCGGCACAGCTATGTTTCTCTTTCTTCAAG CTCGAACCAGGGGGACCCTAGTTCATGGCCGC TACTTTCAGCTGAAGAACTGGTCGGCCTCTCAACGGCGCGATTGGTTAGAGAAACATACCGGCGCCTACACAGC ATTCGGCTTCGTGGCCACTCTACTGGAAATGGTACCCGTTGCCaacatcttcttcacttACACCAATACCG TCGGGGCCGCATTGTGGGCCGCAGATATCGAGGAACTAAACACAAACATGACGGATGAAACGGCACCGACTCTTCGAGAGGCGGCAAAGAAGCTCCAATAG